A genomic region of Fodinisporobacter ferrooxydans contains the following coding sequences:
- a CDS encoding ABC transporter ATP-binding protein: protein MALLEFQGVSKRFGGLLATNDVTFSIEEGEVLSIIGPNGAGKTTIFNLITGFIKPDQGSIRFHGQSIVGKKPYQIARIGVGRTFQIVKPLVNMSVLENVMLGAFSRTSSTGEARNKALEILELTGLHNRKDMTAGSLTLAGRKRLEIARALAIRPKLILLDEVVAGLTPTEAVETIKLLKELKSHGISAVGGIEHVMRVVMEISDRVIVINHGTKIAEGTPQDVTSHPEVIKAYLGSSEEE from the coding sequence ATGGCATTGCTCGAGTTTCAAGGAGTCAGTAAACGCTTTGGAGGTCTGCTTGCCACCAATGATGTGACATTTTCCATTGAGGAAGGGGAAGTGTTGTCGATTATCGGACCGAATGGGGCAGGAAAGACGACGATTTTTAATCTGATTACCGGGTTCATCAAGCCGGACCAGGGCAGCATCCGTTTTCACGGGCAGTCCATCGTCGGCAAAAAGCCATATCAAATCGCCAGGATTGGCGTGGGACGGACGTTTCAAATCGTCAAACCCCTTGTGAACATGTCGGTGTTGGAAAACGTCATGCTAGGAGCATTTTCCCGCACTTCTTCCACAGGAGAGGCGCGGAACAAAGCGTTGGAGATTCTGGAATTGACCGGCTTGCACAATCGCAAGGATATGACGGCAGGCAGTCTCACACTTGCCGGAAGAAAGCGGTTGGAGATTGCCCGCGCCCTTGCCATCCGCCCGAAGCTGATTCTGCTCGATGAAGTGGTGGCAGGTCTGACGCCGACGGAAGCGGTAGAAACGATCAAGCTGTTGAAGGAATTGAAAAGTCATGGCATTTCGGCGGTCGGCGGCATCGAACACGTGATGCGTGTGGTGATGGAAATCTCCGATCGTGTCATCGTGATCAATCATGGAACCAAAATTGCGGAAGGAACGCCGCAGGATGTTACCTCCCATCCGGAAGTCATCAAAGCCTACTTAGGTTCCAGTGAGGAGGAATAA